One window of Dechloromonas sp. ZY10 genomic DNA carries:
- a CDS encoding ATP-binding protein, producing MADDGGRELGVARALTWRYIIALVLVASLSTAAWFSLHLVIESQQSTAAVVNVSGRQRMLSQRTALFANLLVAAPPEQRPALRTRLQEAADLMARSHHGLTHGDRALGLPAGMSATVRHLYFAPDQGLDSLVQSYLAAVDELLRLPDSALQADHVLLQFITELAPNQLLRQLDGAVRQYQREGEAAIAELQQAETAFWLLTLFLLLLEALLIFHPFIRHVRSVIGRLQATSQELVQHQTRLHQMIEERTRELAESEEKFRLITTSAQDPMLMIDASGLLTFWNPAASDVFGYAAEEVLGREMHLLLAPQEQLAAARRGLAHFAESGNGPLLGRTFESLARRKNGEVFPIELSVSTVSLGGRRQALGIVRDISGRKEAEAELARYREHLETLVAARTADLSVAKEQAESASRAKTTFLANMSHELRTPMNAIMGLTGIALRRTEDPALREQLGKIDRASQHLLGVINDILDLTKIEAEHLRLEQRPFALDELCDSVCGLVAGRAADKQLQLRQELAPELRGCWLLGDPFRLEQILINLLGNAIKFTERGVVSLRVEPLGPAQGQRWPLRFSVSDTGIGITPEDAGRLFSAFEQADGSMTRKYGGTGLGLAICKRLVGLMGGEIDFSSQPGVGSVFHFTVDLPIEASPADCTGMLSEPVADEHRLRELAVGRRLLLVEDEPINREVASCLLTDYGFAVDCAGDGEEAVRMAGQQCYDLILMDMQMPRLNGLDATRAIRCLSGQAATPIIALTANAFAEDRETCLAAGMNDHIGKPVQPQQMTRILLKWLPATAGVAGLR from the coding sequence ATGGCCGATGACGGGGGGCGTGAGTTGGGCGTTGCCCGGGCGCTGACCTGGCGCTACATCATTGCGCTGGTATTGGTGGCCTCCCTGTCGACTGCTGCCTGGTTCAGTCTGCATCTGGTGATTGAAAGCCAGCAGAGTACAGCCGCCGTGGTTAATGTCAGCGGTCGGCAGCGGATGCTCAGCCAGCGTACAGCCTTGTTCGCCAATCTGCTGGTGGCGGCTCCGCCGGAGCAGCGGCCTGCCTTGCGTACCCGATTACAGGAGGCAGCCGACCTGATGGCGCGCTCGCATCATGGCCTGACCCATGGGGATCGGGCGCTGGGTTTGCCGGCCGGCATGTCGGCGACGGTCCGACACCTCTATTTCGCGCCCGATCAGGGGCTGGACTCCCTGGTCCAGTCATATCTGGCCGCAGTTGACGAACTGCTGCGCTTGCCCGACAGCGCCCTGCAAGCAGATCATGTGCTCCTGCAGTTCATCACCGAACTGGCCCCTAACCAGTTGTTGCGCCAGCTTGACGGCGCGGTGCGCCAGTATCAGCGCGAGGGCGAGGCGGCAATTGCCGAACTGCAGCAGGCGGAAACCGCATTCTGGCTGCTCACCCTGTTCTTGTTGCTGCTTGAAGCCCTGCTGATTTTTCATCCATTTATTCGTCATGTGCGTTCGGTGATCGGTCGCCTGCAGGCGACCAGCCAGGAACTGGTACAGCACCAGACCCGCCTGCACCAGATGATTGAGGAGCGGACGCGAGAACTGGCCGAAAGCGAGGAGAAATTCCGCCTGATCACCACCTCGGCGCAAGATCCGATGCTGATGATCGATGCCAGCGGTCTGCTGACCTTCTGGAACCCGGCTGCGAGCGATGTTTTCGGCTATGCCGCAGAAGAGGTCCTGGGGCGCGAGATGCATCTGTTGCTGGCGCCCCAGGAACAACTGGCGGCGGCACGCCGGGGGCTGGCGCATTTTGCCGAGAGTGGTAACGGGCCGCTCCTTGGTCGCACTTTCGAAAGTCTTGCCCGACGCAAGAATGGCGAGGTGTTTCCGATCGAGCTGTCGGTTTCGACAGTCAGTCTTGGCGGTCGGCGGCAGGCGCTGGGGATTGTTCGTGACATCAGTGGGCGCAAGGAGGCCGAGGCGGAACTGGCGCGTTACCGCGAGCATCTGGAAACCCTGGTCGCGGCCCGTACTGCCGATCTGTCGGTGGCCAAGGAGCAGGCGGAGTCCGCCAGTCGGGCAAAAACCACCTTCCTGGCCAACATGAGCCATGAGCTGCGGACGCCGATGAATGCCATCATGGGGTTGACCGGGATTGCTCTACGACGTACTGAGGACCCGGCCCTGCGTGAGCAGTTGGGCAAGATCGACCGCGCTTCGCAGCATTTGCTCGGGGTCATCAACGACATTCTCGATCTGACCAAGATCGAGGCCGAACATTTGCGACTCGAGCAACGCCCGTTTGCTCTCGATGAGTTGTGCGACAGCGTTTGTGGCTTGGTTGCCGGGCGGGCTGCGGACAAACAGCTGCAACTCCGGCAGGAACTGGCGCCCGAGTTACGGGGATGCTGGTTGCTCGGCGATCCATTCCGGCTTGAGCAGATTCTGATCAATCTGCTCGGCAACGCGATCAAATTCACCGAACGCGGTGTTGTCAGCCTGCGCGTCGAGCCGCTCGGGCCGGCTCAAGGCCAACGCTGGCCACTTCGTTTCTCGGTCAGCGATACCGGGATCGGGATCACTCCCGAGGATGCCGGGCGGCTGTTCTCGGCTTTCGAGCAAGCCGATGGGTCGATGACCCGCAAATATGGTGGAACCGGCCTCGGGCTGGCGATCTGCAAACGCCTGGTTGGCCTGATGGGCGGCGAAATCGATTTTTCCAGCCAGCCGGGAGTCGGGAGTGTGTTCCATTTCACCGTCGATCTGCCGATAGAGGCGTCGCCTGCCGATTGTACGGGGATGCTTTCCGAGCCGGTCGCCGATGAGCACCGCTTGCGCGAACTGGCCGTCGGCCGGCGTCTGCTGCTGGTCGAGGATGAGCCGATCAACCGCGAAGTTGCCAGCTGCCTGCTGACCGATTACGGCTTTGCGGTTGATTGCGCCGGTGATGGCGAGGAGGCCGTGCGCATGGCCGGGCAGCAGTGTTATGACCTGATCCTGATGGATATGCAGATGCCCCGCCTCAACGGGCTCGACGCCACCCGCGCCATTCGTTGTCTGTCCGGACAGGCGGCCACGCCGATCATCGCACTGACTGCGAATGCTTTTGCCGAAGATCGTGAAACCTGCCTGGCGGCGGGGATGAACGACCATATCGGCAAACCGGTTCAGCCCCAGCAGATGACCCGCATCTTGCTCAAATGGTTGCCGGCAACGGCGGGAGTTGCGGGACTCCGGTAA
- the tsaB gene encoding tRNA (adenosine(37)-N6)-threonylcarbamoyltransferase complex dimerization subunit type 1 TsaB has protein sequence MLILALETSTDFGTCALWRDGEVTERICPPGRPHSETLLPLVRDLLAGAAVGIADLDAIAFGCGPGAFTGLRVACGAAQGLAMVAGTPLLPVVSLETMVATSRPAPGQQVLALLDARMGEVYLAPYRPGSTGCPQLLAEIRVQRPEAIELASLAGWHACGNALTAYPVLQEKLLAAGLTVEAGCLPRAAVVAALAAPRVAAGEGIDAALAAPLYIRDKVAKTVAERLAEGGKA, from the coding sequence ATGCTGATTCTTGCTCTCGAAACCTCGACCGACTTCGGTACCTGCGCGCTGTGGCGCGACGGTGAAGTGACTGAACGCATCTGCCCGCCGGGGCGGCCGCACTCCGAAACCTTGCTGCCGCTGGTGCGGGATTTGCTGGCTGGCGCTGCGGTCGGTATCGCCGATCTCGATGCGATCGCTTTTGGCTGCGGCCCCGGTGCTTTCACCGGCTTGCGGGTTGCTTGCGGCGCCGCCCAGGGACTCGCGATGGTGGCTGGTACGCCTTTGCTGCCGGTGGTGAGCCTGGAGACAATGGTGGCCACCAGCCGTCCGGCGCCCGGGCAACAGGTTCTGGCCTTGCTCGATGCGCGCATGGGCGAGGTATATCTTGCGCCATACCGGCCAGGCTCGACCGGATGCCCGCAATTGCTTGCGGAAATTCGCGTGCAGCGTCCGGAAGCGATCGAACTCGCCAGCCTGGCCGGCTGGCATGCCTGCGGCAATGCGCTGACCGCTTATCCGGTCTTGCAGGAAAAACTGCTGGCGGCCGGGTTGACCGTGGAAGCCGGCTGTCTGCCGCGTGCAGCCGTGGTCGCCGCCCTGGCGGCCCCGCGCGTGGCGGCCGGAGAAGGGATCGATGCCGCACTGGCTGCGCCGCTGTACATCCGCGACAAGGTTGCCAAAACGGTGGCCGAGCGCCTTGCCGAAGGAGGGAAGGCGTGA
- the rimI gene encoding ribosomal protein S18-alanine N-acetyltransferase, whose amino-acid sequence MSLLSLQAEFRPMVEQDLDRVAALEAELQAFPWSRGNFLDSLKVGHSIWVCLLGGELVGFSVAMLVIDEAHLLNIGVARSHQGLGCGAQLLRRVMEHARQHGASRLFLEVRPSNARAVELYRHFGFRQIGLRKGYYPASDGREDALIFDKDLA is encoded by the coding sequence GTGAGCCTGCTGTCTTTGCAAGCCGAGTTTCGGCCGATGGTCGAGCAGGATCTCGACCGGGTTGCGGCACTGGAGGCCGAACTACAGGCATTTCCCTGGTCACGTGGCAATTTTCTCGATTCCCTGAAAGTCGGACACAGCATCTGGGTGTGCCTGCTTGGCGGCGAACTGGTCGGTTTTTCGGTGGCAATGCTGGTGATCGACGAGGCGCACCTGCTCAATATTGGCGTTGCGCGCAGTCATCAGGGGCTGGGCTGCGGTGCCCAGCTGTTGCGCCGGGTGATGGAGCATGCCCGGCAGCACGGTGCCTCGCGCCTGTTTCTTGAAGTACGTCCGAGCAATGCACGGGCAGTCGAGTTGTATCGGCATTTCGGCTTTCGCCAGATCGGTCTGCGCAAGGGCTATTACCCGGCATCCGACGGCCGCGAGGATGCGTTGATCTTCGACAAGGACCTGGCATGA
- a CDS encoding uracil-DNA glycosylase family protein, whose protein sequence is MSLSREQMLQEMGIGPIWVLRQPQREEELAATAAPDALARPEPESVGTGARAVGDLPGAGLSDQPPAVPASKPAAATPVEAAVSAALGGAGWPELQQQIAACRACVLCQQRQQAVAGVGDLNPDWLFIGEGPGAEEDARGEPFVGQAGKLLDNMLAALDLKRGEKVYIANAVKCRPPGNRTPDATEMATCRPFLERQIALLKPKIIVLLGKAAVHSVLHEDKSLASLRGQVRDYQGIPVVVTYHPAYLLRNLPDKAKAWEDLLLARRTLRQQSQSEELTRLMF, encoded by the coding sequence ATGAGCCTGAGCCGCGAGCAAATGCTGCAGGAGATGGGCATTGGTCCGATCTGGGTCCTGCGTCAGCCGCAGCGAGAGGAAGAACTGGCGGCGACGGCGGCGCCTGATGCTTTGGCCAGGCCCGAGCCGGAAAGCGTCGGAACTGGTGCTCGGGCTGTGGGGGATTTGCCAGGCGCAGGCTTGTCTGATCAGCCGCCGGCCGTACCAGCCAGCAAGCCGGCTGCCGCAACGCCAGTTGAGGCAGCCGTTTCCGCTGCGCTTGGCGGTGCCGGCTGGCCGGAGTTGCAGCAGCAGATTGCAGCCTGTCGGGCCTGCGTCCTGTGCCAGCAGCGTCAGCAGGCGGTGGCCGGGGTGGGCGACCTCAATCCGGATTGGCTGTTCATCGGCGAGGGGCCGGGGGCCGAAGAGGATGCGCGGGGTGAGCCTTTCGTTGGACAGGCGGGGAAACTGCTTGACAACATGCTGGCCGCGCTCGATCTCAAGCGCGGCGAGAAAGTCTATATTGCCAATGCGGTGAAGTGCCGGCCACCCGGAAATCGCACCCCGGACGCGACGGAAATGGCCACCTGCCGGCCATTTCTTGAGCGCCAGATCGCGCTGCTCAAACCCAAGATCATCGTCCTGCTGGGTAAGGCGGCGGTGCATAGCGTCCTGCACGAAGATAAATCGCTGGCCTCGCTGCGTGGCCAGGTGCGCGACTACCAGGGGATTCCGGTTGTCGTCACCTATCACCCAGCCTATTTGCTGCGTAACCTGCCAGACAAGGCCAAGGCCTGGGAAGACCTGCTCTTGGCCCGCCGTACGCTACGGCAACAATCGCAAAGCGAAGAGCTTACCCGTCTGATGTTTTGA
- a CDS encoding enoyl-CoA hydratase-related protein: MNLPQTTDALLSVDGRVATLSFNRDDVRNALTGTALIDDIVGVAEWVNACDEISVLVLTGLGSAFSAGGNIKDMAQRGGDFAGDVAEVATRYRRGIQRIPLALQQVEVPIIAAVNGPAIGAGFDLANMADIRLASSRARFGETFLNLGIIPGDGGAWFMQRLIGYQRAFELTLSGRIVDAAEARELGLVLEVVEPEQLAPRAAELAQRFAAQPPKALRLTKRLMKMAQRMELKDFLDLCAVFQGVSHNEAEHLEAVQRMLAGGR, encoded by the coding sequence ATGAACCTGCCCCAGACCACTGATGCCTTGCTCAGCGTCGATGGCCGTGTTGCCACCCTCAGCTTTAATCGCGATGATGTTCGCAATGCGCTTACCGGCACGGCGCTGATCGACGACATTGTCGGTGTTGCCGAATGGGTCAACGCTTGCGACGAAATCTCGGTCCTGGTCCTGACTGGCCTAGGGTCGGCCTTTTCGGCTGGCGGCAACATCAAGGACATGGCACAACGCGGTGGCGATTTTGCTGGCGATGTGGCCGAGGTCGCAACCCGTTATCGGCGCGGCATCCAGCGCATCCCGTTGGCACTGCAGCAGGTCGAGGTACCAATCATTGCTGCGGTTAACGGTCCGGCGATCGGTGCCGGTTTTGATCTGGCAAATATGGCGGACATCCGACTGGCTTCAAGCCGAGCCCGGTTCGGCGAAACCTTCCTCAATCTGGGGATCATTCCCGGCGACGGTGGTGCCTGGTTCATGCAGCGCCTGATCGGGTATCAGCGAGCCTTTGAGCTGACCTTGAGCGGACGTATCGTCGATGCGGCTGAAGCCAGAGAGCTTGGCCTGGTCCTTGAAGTGGTCGAGCCGGAGCAGTTGGCTCCGCGTGCTGCCGAGCTGGCGCAGCGCTTTGCGGCTCAGCCGCCAAAGGCGTTACGGCTGACCAAGCGCCTGATGAAGATGGCGCAGCGGATGGAGTTGAAGGATTTTCTCGACCTGTGTGCGGTATTCCAGGGGGTCAGCCACAACGAAGCAGAGCATCTGGAGGCCGTCCAGCGGATGCTGGCCGGGGGGCGCTGA
- the lplT gene encoding lysophospholipid transporter LplT, whose amino-acid sequence MPFGFYIIMAAQFFSALADNALLIAAIAALREMQAPPEYEPLLKTFFTVSYVALAAFVGAFADSMPKGRVMFISNGIKIFGCSLMFFGVHPLLAYAVVGLGAAAYSPAKYGILTEYLPHRLLVVANGWIEGLTVGAIILGVVIGGLLIRPDIGGSILSFDFPLFDTPIDSIGEMALTVIGLLYLLAAIFNLYVPDTGVDHKPLKKNPLYLLHEFNHCLVLLWRDKLGQISLAVTTLFWGAGATLQFIVIKWAEVSLQLDLSKSSMLQGVVAIGVAIGAIVAARMITLRKSVRVIPLGIAMGLIVLVMNFVHQMWLAVPLLILIGGLSGFFVVPMNALLQHRGHILMGAGHSIAVQNFNENLSILMMTGIYYLLIKLEVSIYIVVTLFGLFVSGLMYLIRERHLANQRAQDDVCHLDDSAHH is encoded by the coding sequence GTGCCCTTTGGCTTTTACATCATCATGGCTGCGCAGTTCTTTTCCGCGCTGGCCGACAACGCCTTGTTGATTGCCGCGATTGCGGCGCTGCGCGAAATGCAGGCGCCGCCCGAATACGAGCCACTGCTGAAGACCTTCTTCACTGTCTCCTACGTCGCTCTCGCTGCCTTTGTCGGAGCCTTTGCCGACTCGATGCCGAAAGGCAGGGTGATGTTCATCAGCAACGGGATCAAGATTTTTGGCTGCAGCCTGATGTTCTTCGGCGTTCACCCGCTGCTGGCCTACGCCGTCGTCGGCCTCGGCGCGGCAGCCTACTCCCCGGCCAAGTACGGAATCCTCACCGAATACCTGCCGCACCGCCTGCTGGTTGTCGCCAATGGCTGGATCGAGGGTCTCACCGTCGGCGCGATCATTCTCGGGGTGGTCATCGGCGGACTCCTGATCCGGCCCGACATCGGCGGTTCGATCCTGAGCTTTGATTTCCCGCTTTTCGACACTCCGATCGACAGCATCGGTGAAATGGCCCTGACCGTAATCGGCCTGCTCTACCTGCTGGCTGCCATTTTCAACTTGTACGTCCCGGACACCGGGGTCGATCACAAGCCGCTGAAAAAGAACCCGCTCTACCTGCTGCACGAATTCAACCACTGCCTGGTCCTCCTCTGGCGCGATAAACTCGGGCAGATTTCGCTGGCCGTGACCACGCTGTTCTGGGGCGCAGGCGCCACCCTGCAATTCATCGTGATCAAGTGGGCTGAAGTATCGTTACAGCTTGACCTGTCCAAATCCTCGATGTTGCAGGGCGTGGTTGCGATCGGCGTAGCCATCGGTGCCATCGTTGCCGCCCGGATGATCACCTTGCGCAAATCGGTACGGGTGATCCCGCTCGGGATTGCGATGGGCCTGATCGTGCTGGTGATGAACTTCGTGCACCAGATGTGGCTGGCGGTGCCACTGCTGATCCTGATTGGCGGCCTTTCCGGCTTCTTTGTCGTGCCGATGAATGCACTGCTGCAACACCGCGGCCATATCCTGATGGGAGCCGGCCATTCAATTGCGGTGCAGAACTTCAACGAAAACCTGTCGATCCTGATGATGACCGGGATCTACTACCTGCTGATCAAACTTGAGGTTTCGATCTACATCGTCGTCACCTTGTTCGGCCTGTTTGTCAGCGGCCTGATGTACCTGATCCGCGAACGCCATCTGGCCAACCAGCGAGCCCAGGACGACGTTTGCCATCTCGACGATAGCGCTCACCACTGA
- a CDS encoding LysR substrate-binding domain-containing protein, whose protein sequence is MADRRLQVFHAVARHLSFTRAAEALFMTQPAVTFQIRQLEEQYRARLFERRHGGISLTPAGELVLSYAERILALGDELEVRLAEMTDEMQGPLLLGASASIGEYMLPRLLGEFNALYPRVRVTLMVANSENLEQRVAERSVDLALVELAPRLPGVAGRSCRADELAMVCAPDHPLAGLATVRARELVDYEYVGRETGSATRQLIEHYFSEQGIAARGLKTLMELGSPEALKAAVAGGLGFAILSRLAVERECRLGELRAIALQPPLRRELYLIHPQERFQSRVVSSFIDFVVRQLHEAG, encoded by the coding sequence ATGGCGGATCGGCGTTTGCAGGTATTTCATGCGGTGGCAAGGCATCTCAGCTTTACCCGCGCGGCCGAAGCGTTGTTCATGACCCAGCCGGCAGTCACCTTCCAGATCCGGCAGCTTGAGGAGCAGTACCGGGCTCGCCTGTTCGAGCGTCGCCATGGCGGTATTTCTCTGACCCCGGCGGGGGAACTCGTGCTTTCGTACGCTGAAAGGATTCTAGCCCTTGGCGACGAACTGGAAGTTCGCCTGGCCGAAATGACTGACGAGATGCAGGGACCCTTGCTGCTCGGCGCCAGTGCAAGCATTGGCGAATACATGCTGCCGCGCCTGCTGGGTGAGTTCAATGCCCTTTATCCCCGGGTACGGGTGACCCTGATGGTCGCCAATTCCGAAAACCTCGAACAACGCGTGGCTGAGCGCAGCGTCGATCTTGCTCTGGTCGAGCTGGCTCCCCGGCTCCCCGGGGTGGCCGGGCGCAGTTGCCGTGCCGATGAACTGGCGATGGTTTGTGCGCCGGATCATCCGCTGGCCGGGCTGGCGACGGTCCGTGCCCGCGAACTGGTGGATTATGAGTATGTCGGGCGTGAAACCGGCTCGGCGACGCGGCAGCTGATCGAACATTATTTCAGTGAGCAAGGCATCGCTGCCCGGGGGCTCAAGACACTGATGGAGCTGGGCAGTCCCGAGGCACTGAAGGCGGCGGTTGCAGGAGGGCTGGGTTTTGCCATTCTTTCCCGCTTGGCGGTTGAACGGGAATGCCGGTTGGGAGAATTGCGGGCAATTGCACTGCAGCCGCCACTCCGCCGCGAACTCTACCTGATTCATCCGCAGGAGCGTTTCCAGTCGCGGGTGGTGAGTTCATTCATTGATTTTGTCGTTCGGCAATTGCACGAGGCGGGGTGA
- the alr gene encoding alanine racemase codes for MNTSRPIRARILPAAILHNYRLAKARAPRSKAWAVIKANAYGHGQWRTVEALRAEADGFALLECENALALREAGIAQPLLLLEGVFSSRDARAVVAHDIVSTVHCREQLEMLLASLPAGKPLAICLKLNTGMNRLGLVSTDLPAVWASLAARPEVRVTLMTHFAEADGERGVAGQLQRLHELVPNWMGPLTLANSAALLDHPQTHGDWVRPGIMLYGGSPFAGRSAEQLGLQPAMALESAIIGVQQLQPGDRVGYGGTFVAERPMRIGIVACGYADGYPRHAPSGTPIAVAGRRTRTVGRVSMDMLACDLSEIPEAGLDAPVTLWGPGQGGLVPADEVAAAAGTISYELFCALAPRVPLALG; via the coding sequence ATGAATACTTCCCGTCCGATCCGTGCCCGCATCCTACCCGCCGCCATTCTTCACAATTACCGTCTGGCCAAGGCGCGAGCGCCGCGCAGCAAGGCCTGGGCAGTAATCAAGGCGAATGCCTACGGACATGGCCAATGGCGAACGGTGGAGGCCCTGCGGGCTGAGGCCGATGGCTTTGCGCTGCTCGAATGCGAAAATGCGCTTGCCTTGCGCGAGGCCGGCATTGCCCAACCGCTGCTGTTGCTCGAAGGGGTTTTCAGTAGCCGCGATGCGCGGGCGGTGGTTGCGCATGACATCGTTTCCACGGTCCACTGCCGCGAACAGCTGGAAATGCTGCTGGCTTCCCTGCCAGCAGGGAAACCCCTGGCAATCTGTCTCAAATTGAATACCGGAATGAACCGGCTGGGCCTGGTGTCCACCGATTTGCCGGCGGTCTGGGCCAGCCTTGCTGCGCGGCCGGAGGTCAGGGTGACGCTGATGACCCACTTTGCCGAGGCCGACGGCGAGCGTGGGGTGGCCGGACAACTGCAACGTCTGCACGAGTTGGTGCCGAATTGGATGGGGCCGCTGACCCTGGCCAATTCGGCGGCGCTGCTCGACCATCCGCAGACGCATGGGGACTGGGTACGGCCGGGGATCATGCTTTACGGCGGTAGTCCGTTTGCCGGGCGCAGCGCCGAACAACTCGGGCTGCAGCCGGCAATGGCGCTGGAAAGCGCAATCATCGGCGTACAGCAGTTGCAGCCGGGCGACCGGGTCGGCTATGGCGGAACTTTCGTGGCCGAGCGGCCGATGCGGATCGGTATCGTCGCCTGTGGCTATGCCGACGGTTATCCCCGGCATGCGCCAAGCGGCACGCCGATTGCGGTGGCCGGACGGCGGACGCGTACAGTCGGGCGGGTATCGATGGACATGCTAGCCTGTGACCTGAGTGAAATTCCCGAGGCCGGTCTTGATGCCCCTGTGACCCTGTGGGGGCCGGGGCAGGGGGGGCTGGTGCCGGCCGACGAGGTGGCGGCGGCAGCCGGCACGATTTCCTATGAACTGTTTTGTGCCTTGGCTCCGCGCGTGCCACTGGCGCTCGGCTGA
- a CDS encoding Crp/Fnr family transcriptional regulator gives MNHWTKEKLDFNDIQRLMSRLIEKVSFLQGLTHKEVQKLLESAEKCTFEAGEAIVRQGSTGAFLYVLIEGSVAVLKAPSPADGKHPPKELARLNAGDCFGEMSLVDRDSRSASVIALSPCVLIRINEKACWNEPVASAKIFHNIARTLSRRLRTMDEAFVVGRYGD, from the coding sequence ATGAATCACTGGACCAAGGAAAAACTCGATTTCAACGATATTCAGCGGCTGATGTCGCGGCTGATTGAAAAGGTCAGCTTTTTGCAAGGACTGACCCACAAGGAAGTCCAGAAACTGCTCGAAAGCGCCGAAAAATGCACCTTCGAAGCAGGCGAGGCGATCGTTCGCCAAGGCAGCACCGGCGCCTTCCTCTATGTTCTGATCGAGGGCTCTGTCGCCGTGCTCAAGGCCCCCAGCCCGGCTGACGGCAAGCACCCTCCGAAAGAACTGGCGCGCCTGAATGCCGGCGACTGTTTTGGCGAAATGTCACTGGTCGACCGTGACAGCCGCTCGGCCTCGGTGATTGCGCTATCGCCCTGCGTGCTGATCCGGATCAACGAAAAGGCCTGCTGGAACGAACCGGTCGCCAGCGCCAAAATCTTTCACAACATCGCCCGTACCTTGAGCCGCCGCCTGCGGACGATGGATGAGGCTTTCGTCGTCGGTCGTTACGGCGACTGA
- the radA gene encoding DNA repair protein RadA — MAKSKTVYYCGECGASSPKWQGQCPACSAWNTLVEGVAEKAAGNHRFDSLAPSARLQNLSEIEAREAERIPTGIGEFDRALGGGLVAGGVVLIGGDPGIGKSTLLLQALARLSQAHPVLYVSGEESGEQVALRARRLTLDAERVRLMAEINLERIVSALQSEKPQVAVIDSIQTLWSDQLSSAPGSVAQVRECAAQLTRLAKQSGTTVILVGHVTKEGALAGPRVLEHIVDTVLYFEGDTHSSFRLIRAFKNRFGAVNELGVFAMTETGLKGVNNPSALFLSQHGQEVAGSCVMVTQEGTRPLLVEIQALVDTAHGNPRRLTVGLDAQRLAMLLAVLHRHAGIGCFDQDVFVNAVGGVKISEPAADLAVLMSIASSLKNKPLPSKLVVFGEVGLAGEIRPAPRGQERLKEAAKLGFTRALVPEANLPRQPIPGIEVIAVRRIDEAVMRIRELD; from the coding sequence ATGGCTAAAAGCAAAACCGTTTATTACTGCGGCGAATGTGGTGCCAGCAGTCCCAAGTGGCAGGGCCAGTGTCCGGCCTGCAGCGCCTGGAATACCCTGGTCGAAGGCGTGGCCGAAAAGGCTGCCGGCAACCATCGTTTCGATTCGCTGGCTCCTTCCGCGCGCCTGCAGAACCTGTCCGAAATTGAAGCCCGCGAGGCCGAGCGGATTCCTACCGGGATCGGCGAGTTCGACCGCGCCCTCGGCGGCGGTCTGGTGGCCGGCGGCGTGGTGCTGATCGGCGGCGACCCGGGGATCGGCAAAAGTACCTTGCTGTTGCAGGCGCTGGCCAGGCTGTCGCAGGCGCACCCGGTGCTTTACGTCAGCGGCGAGGAGTCGGGCGAGCAGGTTGCGCTGCGGGCGCGGCGGCTGACGCTGGATGCCGAGCGGGTGCGCTTGATGGCCGAGATCAACCTTGAACGCATCGTTTCCGCCTTGCAAAGCGAAAAGCCGCAGGTAGCGGTGATCGACTCGATCCAGACCCTGTGGTCGGATCAGTTGTCGAGTGCCCCCGGCTCGGTGGCGCAGGTGCGCGAATGCGCGGCGCAGTTGACGCGGCTGGCCAAACAGTCGGGGACGACGGTGATCCTGGTCGGGCACGTGACCAAGGAAGGTGCGCTGGCCGGCCCGCGCGTGCTTGAGCACATTGTCGATACCGTGCTCTATTTTGAGGGCGATACGCATTCGAGCTTTCGCCTGATCCGCGCTTTCAAGAACCGTTTTGGCGCGGTCAATGAGCTCGGTGTGTTTGCGATGACCGAAACCGGGCTCAAGGGGGTGAACAACCCGTCGGCGCTGTTTTTGTCGCAGCACGGCCAGGAAGTTGCAGGGTCCTGCGTGATGGTGACGCAGGAAGGGACGCGGCCGTTGCTGGTCGAAATCCAGGCGCTGGTCGATACCGCGCACGGCAATCCCCGCCGGCTGACCGTCGGCCTCGATGCGCAGCGGCTGGCGATGTTGCTGGCGGTGCTGCACCGCCATGCCGGGATCGGCTGCTTTGACCAGGATGTGTTCGTCAATGCGGTGGGCGGGGTCAAGATCAGCGAGCCGGCCGCCGACCTGGCGGTCTTGATGTCGATTGCCTCGTCGCTCAAGAACAAGCCCTTGCCGAGCAAGCTGGTGGTGTTCGGCGAGGTCGGTCTGGCCGGCGAGATTCGCCCGGCGCCGCGCGGTCAGGAGCGCCTTAAGGAGGCGGCCAAGCTGGGCTTTACCCGGGCGCTGGTCCCCGAGGCCAATCTGCCGCGCCAGCCGATTCCCGGGATCGAGGTGATTGCGGTACGGCGGATCGACGAGGCCGTGATGCGCATCCGCGAACTGGACTGA